The genomic segment TTTGGGGAGCCGGTTCGCCACGACACCGCGACGGGGGGAGTCGTCATGAGCGACGCGCGGGGTCTGCTCGATCGAATTTCCGCATTCCGCCAACGGCTCGACGCCACGCCGCAACTCGTTCCGGACGCCGTGCCGGTCGACGCCGAGCCCGTGCTCACGGCCGAGGTCGATGCGTTCCGCGAATCGGTGCGGCGCATCGTCGGCGCGCCCGCCGCGGTCGCCGAGGGGCCGCTGCCGGTGTTCACCGAGCGCGCGCACCGGCTCCTGGCGAGCGCGAAGCCGCTCCTCGACCGCCAGCGCGCGTTCACGGCCGACCCGCTGTACGTCGGCCTTTCGGCCGCGAGCGCCGCGGACCCGCTCGTGCGGTACCACCGCGAAACGGTCGCGGTGCTCGAGACGGTCGTCCGCATGGCGCGGTCGTTCCCGAACTCGGTCGCGGCGCAGTTGAAGCTGTGCGACGGGCTGGACGGGCTGCTCGCCGTGGTGCGGGACCGCCTCTCGGTCCAGGAACAGGCGCTTACCCGGCGCCGCACGGCGGTCACGCGCATCGACCGCCTGGCCGCGTTCCTCACCGCGCTGCACACGAACCAGAGCGAGACGCTCCAGACGGTCGCCACGCTGGCCGAGGAGCTGCTCGACGAGGCCCGGCAGGGCAAGCCGGTCCGGTTCGTCGCCGCGCCGGTCACGTCCACCTCCGCGCACCCGCTCGGTACCGCGTACCCGGTGCCGGCGCGGTTCGTCGCGGCGCACGCGATCAATGTTGCTCAGGTGATCGCGCGGATCGTGCCCCACGACTACGAGTGGGCGGGGCGGCCGCTGGTGCCGGTGGTCGCGGCGCTCATCATGGACTGCGGGATGCTCGTCCTGCCGGCGCACCTGCTCGCCAAGCCGGGGCCGCTGGCGCCCGACGAGCGGCGGGTGGTCGAGAGCCACGCCAAGTACGGCGCGGAACTGCTCCTGTACCGGTTCCCGAGCACGGCCGGGCCGCTGGCGGCGGCCGTCGCCACGCACCACGAACGGGGCGACGGCACGGGCTACCCGAACGGCCTCCGCGGCGCCGACCTGCCGGCGCTCGGGCGCTGCTCCGCGTCGCGGACGTGTACGCGGCGCTCAACGAGGAGCGCCCGCACCGGGCCGCCGCCGATCCGCGGGCGGCGCTCACCGAGGTGCTCCTCCTGGCCGAACAGGGGCAGGTCGATCGCGACTTCGCCGAGTACCTGCTGAACCTCGCGTTCTATCCGGTGGGCACGGTGGTCGAACTGACCGATGGCAGCGTCGGGACGGTGGTCGCGAACCACCCGAACCGGCTCGATCCGCGCTCGCCCGGGCGCCCGGTGGTCGCGATCCTGGCGTCGGCCGACGGGGCGCTCTTGCCGCAGGCCGAACACGTGGACCTCACCGCCGCGGACCGCGGCGGCATCGTCCGCGGGCTCCCGGCCGCCCGTGCCCGCGAGCTGCTCGGGAGCCGGTACCCCGACCTCGTGTGAGTCGACTAAAGGTCGTCAGGGCTCGATCAGTACCAGAAGCGGCGCCAGACACCCACGGCGTTTGCAGTTCCGCCACCGCTAAGAGCTTCGCATCCGATCAGATCCAGACGCTGCCGGCGACGTTGACCCCGCCGGGTCCGCTCGGCTGGCCGTCGACGGTCATCAGTTGGAACGAGAGCCCGCTGTAGAGGGCGATCGCCGACACGTTGCCGGTGAACCCGGTGACGATGTCGGCGTACCCGCCCCCGGTCGGGTCCTCGGTCGCCACGGTCACCCCGAACGACTGGCCCGGGTACGCGAAGAACCACCCCATCAGCCCCTGCGAGACCCCGTCGTACTCCAGCACCAGTGTCGAGCCGGTCCGCGCCCCGAAGATGATGTCGTCGTGCCCGGACCCGTTCAGGTCGCCGGTGGCAACATTGACCCCGTTCATCGGGATCGGGGCGAAGTCGTACGGCTGGAGCAGTTGGCCGGACGCGTTGAACACCCCGGCCGCGCCCACCTGGGACGCGGTGCCCACGATGATCTGGTCGTGACCGACCCCTTGCACGTCTCCGGCCGCGATGGTGACGCCGCCGGTGAACCCGCCGAACGCCGAGAACAGGGTGATCATCTGGGTGCTGGCGCCGGCGTAGGCAAACACGAAGTCGCCCCCCGTGGCCGTGGAGAAGATCACGTCGGCGGTCCCGGTGCCGGTCAGGTCCCCGGCCGCGATGTTGAACTCGCCCGCGTACCCCGGGAACGCGAAGTATTCGCTGAGCAGGGAGAAGTCCTTGCCGCTGTAGATCTCGACCAGGCCGTTGAGGGCACCGGGGCCGGCCATGACGATCAGGTCGTCGTACCCGTCCCCGGTCACGTCACCCACCGCCACCTTGATTCCGCCCGCGTAGCCGCTGAACGGCTGGAAGGCGAGGATCGTTCCGTTGGTCGCCGGGCTGAAGACCGTAACCACGCCGGGGCCGCCTGCACCACTGGCCGACGCGTAAAGCGGAACGGGGCGGGACCGGTGTGGCGTGCTGGGTGGCGGCGGTGGCGCCGTCGGCGGCGCGTTAACGGTTACCGCGGGTTGGGCGGCAAGCGAAACGAGATGGACCGTGAGTGCGAGCGTGCTGGGGGTGCCGGTGGTGGTGCCGGTGAAAACCGCAGTGTAGGTGCCAGGCGTGGCGGTTTCTGTAACAGGCCCGAAGGAACCGGTACTCGTGCCGCCCGCGAGGTGGAGGACGAAATCACTGCCGGGCAACCGCGTGATCGCGTTCCCGGCGGCGTCCTTCACTCTGATCGTCACGACATCGGTGCCGCCCGCGAGAACCGACGTGGACGCGAAGCTCGCCGTCGAGTTCGCAGCGTTGACGGCAATCGGCGTGACCTGGACGCTCGGCTGGCTGCTGAGTTGCACGCCGCCCACGGTGACGGTCAGGGTGCTCGTGGTGCCCGCCGTGCTGCCGATGAAGGTGACGGTGTAGACGTCGGACGTGCCCGTTTCCGTCACCGTTCCGAAGGTGCCCGCACTCGTCCCGCCCGCCAGGCTGAGCTGAAAGGCGCTGCTCGGCAGCTCACTGACGCCGGCGCCGGTGGTGTCTTTCACGACAACGGTCAGGCGGTCGGCCGTCCCGGCGTCCGCGCTCGACCGGGCGAAGCTCACGGTCGAGTTCGAGCTACTGATCGTCTGGTTGATGTAGGTGAACGAATCGGCCGAGGATGTGGTCGAGGTGCCGTACCCGAAGACGGGCGCGGTGACGTTCGCGTTCGGGTTGCTGCTGTTGAGGTCGGTTTCGTTCACCCCGGACTGCACCGTGACGTTGACGGTCCCCGACCCGCTCGGTACGACCGCCGTGATCTGTGTGTCGCTCACCACGGTCACGGACGGCGAAGCGGTCGAGCCGAAGTACACCGACAGGTTGCCGGCCGCGCCCGAGAAGTTCTGACCGGTGATGGTGACGGTGGTCCCGGCCGTACCGATGGTTGAACTGAGCCCGGTCACCACGGGGGTCAGATCGACCACCTGAAAGTCGCTCGCGGTGAGCGATTCCAAGCTGAGAACGTCGTTCAGGCCGCCCCCGTTCCAACTGTCCGACCACGTCGAGCTGCTGCCGTTCGTGTTCACCGAAGCGGAGGTGCCGCTGACGTACATCGCGCTCCCGTCGTCCGCGAGAATCAGGCCGTACTGTTGCATGGCGGTGGCGATGATCTGCGCTTCCGGACCCATCTGGGCGATCAGGGCGTTGACGGCGGGGGTGTTCGCCAGGCGCAGCCGGGCGCCCATCGGTAGCTTGTTACTGGACTGGGCCGAGACGTTGATCTCGTGCGAGGCCGGGTACACGTACTGCGGGTTGATGTCGCCGCTGGGCAGCGTGAACCGCAGCGCGTGGTTGATGGCCCCCTGGCCGCCCTGCGAAACGGGGTTGGCCTCGTCGGGCCGGAGCAGCGTCGCCAGGATCGACAGCCCCGCCGCGTCCGCCGAGGTGTCCCCGAGGGTCCGGAACGTGTTCGTACTCATGTTCCAGACGGATTCCTGGAGCGCTTCCCACCCGCCCGTGTGGTTCGTCGTGTCGGTCGGGCGCGACGCCCCGTACAGCTCGTAGGCGATGTCGTTGTCCGCGTCGAAGACGATGAGGTGGGAATCGCCCCGGGCCGGGACGCCGCCGAGGTTCGGCCCGCCCTGGTAATCGCCCTCGATAACGGCGCTGGCCGGGATCGGAACGGGGAGCGGGTCGCTCTCGCTGGGGTAGCCGTTGATAGCGACGTTCACTTTCGAGACCGAGTTGCCGTGAACGACGTTGATCGGAATGCCGTAGAGCAGCGCGTTGCCGTTGGACGCACTATCGGCACCCAGATCCGGGTGGATGCTGATCGCCGCGCCGATCTGGTTGATGATGGCCGCCGAGTTGGCGGCCACCGGCGCGTTGGCGATGTTCTGGTTGAGTGGGTAATCGGCCGGGAACAGTTGCTGGCCCGCGAGCGAGGGCACGTCGCGCGGTTCGAGTTCTTCAACGGCACGCCAGGCGCGGGGCGCCCGGCCCGTGCGCGTGTACCCGATCTTCCGGCCGGTGAGTTCGTCCAGAATGCGCGACAGTCGAGACACGGTCTGCCCTCCGCGGGTTCGAACACCAATGAAGTACAACCCTCGTCGATGGGTGATCGCCGCGCCGCGTTCAAAGTGCGCACGTCTGTTGTGAACGGGCCGGTCGAGGCGAGAGGGGCGCTTCGGAAGCGCGAGTGAGAAGAGCCTAGATCGTGGTGCGCGATTCTTCGGCAATTGCGAGCGTTTTTTTCTCACGGGAGTCCGAATTATTGACAGCGCGAAAGACCCGCGAGGACGGCGCGGTGCGAATTGATTTCTCATACATGAACCCGGTGAGTCTGTCCGGTTTTCGGCTCGTGGCACAGGCTTTCGAGCCTGTGCTTCAAGGCACACAGGCTCGAAAGCCTGTGCCACGAAAACAGACGCTCTCAGCGGGTTCGTGTATCAGATGAATTGGGGTTCGGCGTCTCACGAAAATAACGGGACCCGCTCACGTATCGGATTGGCTTTTTGCTGACGCGTGATTTCAACTTGGGAAATGGTGTCGAGATGACAGACACCGCTCACACGGAAATCCCAGTGAGTTGCAATTGCGTTGAGCGTGTGAACAACTCACTGCGCGGGCCAGCCACAGAAGGAGCAAGACCAAGAAGCCGCAGATAACGACGAGGGCGCAGATCAGGAGAAGACAATTTGTTCTTCTTCTGGTCTGCGCGACCGGCGTCAACTGCGGCTTCTGAATCTTCTTGCGCGTTCACCGGTTGGAGACCCGCCGGTGTGCCGCCGTGGCTTCGCGGGTCAGCGCGTCGTCGGCTTTTCCGCGTGCCAGATGGTTCAGCAGTTCTTTCGCTTCGTCCGTGCCGATTTCTTCCAGCGCCGCCACCCCGCGGACGCAGCGGATGTCGTAAGGGGACGGGTTCGGGCCGCTGTACCGCGAGAGGAACCGCGTCAACCGGTCGCGCACCTCCGCGGACTCGGCTTGTGCCAGCCGCGCCCTGACCCCGGCGACCGCGTTCGGGCCGAACAACTCCAGTTCCGCGGACGCCTTCTCCCGGTCCGCCGGCGCGTCGGCCCCGAGTTGCGTGGTGATCCGGTCCAGGTCCGCGTTCGTCGGAACCGGGGCCGGCTGCAACTTCGCCTTCAGCAGCGCGACGGCGTCCGCTGGCGCCGCGACCAGCGTGGCGATACCGAGATACCCCGGGACGGGGTCGGTGCCACCGAGCCGGTCCCAGGCGTCGGTCAGATCCTTCGCAGTCGGCTTGCCGACGCGCCCGGTGACGAGCGCGGGCAGCGTCACGTCCCAGACCAGCCCGGTCTGGTCCGCGCTCACCGAGACGAGGCGGCGCCGGTCCGGCGAAAAGGTCAGGTCGCTCAGATGGTCAATGTGACCCGTGAGTTGCTTAAGCGGGCGCCCGGACGTGGTCTCATATAACCAGACGGTGTAGCCTTGTCCCGGTTCGTCAGACGCGGCCAACAACCGGCCATCGGGGGACACGGCCAACGCTTGAACGTTACGTCCAAAATTCTGAACATCACGCAGATGATCTGGTCGGTCCGGCTCGACGAACCGGCGAACCAGTTTTCCGGCCAACGGGTCCCACGCCGTCAGTGCGTCGCCCCATACCATCCCTTCTGACGGCGAGTCTGCGCTGCGTCCGCCCAGGTACATGACCCGACCGTCCGGTGAGAACCCGGCCGGTGGGTGCAGTGACGTTGGTTTTTTTAGCCGATGCAGGTGCTTGCCGGAACGAGCGTCCCAAACGTCGTTGGCGTTATGGATGTCGCCTCCAGGGTTCTTCTTCCGGTCGAAGAGCGAGTTGGTGAACAGGAAGCGGCCGTCCGGAGACAGGCATAGGGGGTAATCGAGTCTCACGACAAACGCGTCCGATTCCTTTCCCGCAAGCGGGACAGTCAGGCTCAAGCGTTCGTTTCCTGCGGGCCAGTTCCAGAGAGTGACGACATCCCCGGCGATTGTGGCCAGCGTCTTCCCGTCAGACGTGAACCCTCCGACCACCCCCCTGTAGCCGCGAAGCCGGCCCGGTAGGTCGAGTGACCCGCCAGTTGCCGGATCGACGAGTACCAGTTGCCCGCTCGCGGTAAACATGAGCCCGCGGCCGTCCGGGGTGAACGTGAGGCGCCACCTGCGCGCGTAGCCAAACGGGGGCTGTG from the Frigoriglobus tundricola genome contains:
- a CDS encoding HD-GYP domain-containing protein, whose protein sequence is MSDARGLLDRISAFRQRLDATPQLVPDAVPVDAEPVLTAEVDAFRESVRRIVGAPAAVAEGPLPVFTERAHRLLASAKPLLDRQRAFTADPLYVGLSAASAADPLVRYHRETVAVLETVVRMARSFPNSVAAQLKLCDGLDGLLAVVRDRLSVQEQALTRRRTAVTRIDRLAAFLTALHTNQSETLQTVATLAEELLDEARQGKPVRFVAAPVTSTSAHPLGTAYPVPARFVAAHAINVAQVIARIVPHDYEWAGRPLVPVVAALIMDCGMLVLPAHLLAKPGPLAPDERRVVESHAKYGAELLLYRFPSTAGPLAAAVATHHERGDGTGYPNGLRGADLPALGRCSASRTCTRRSTRSARTGPPPIRGRRSPRCSSWPNRGRSIATSPSTC
- a CDS encoding beta strand repeat-containing protein; the encoded protein is MSRLSRILDELTGRKIGYTRTGRAPRAWRAVEELEPRDVPSLAGQQLFPADYPLNQNIANAPVAANSAAIINQIGAAISIHPDLGADSASNGNALLYGIPINVVHGNSVSKVNVAINGYPSESDPLPVPIPASAVIEGDYQGGPNLGGVPARGDSHLIVFDADNDIAYELYGASRPTDTTNHTGGWEALQESVWNMSTNTFRTLGDTSADAAGLSILATLLRPDEANPVSQGGQGAINHALRFTLPSGDINPQYVYPASHEINVSAQSSNKLPMGARLRLANTPAVNALIAQMGPEAQIIATAMQQYGLILADDGSAMYVSGTSASVNTNGSSSTWSDSWNGGGLNDVLSLESLTASDFQVVDLTPVVTGLSSTIGTAGTTVTITGQNFSGAAGNLSVYFGSTASPSVTVVSDTQITAVVPSGSGTVNVTVQSGVNETDLNSSNPNANVTAPVFGYGTSTTSSADSFTYINQTISSSNSTVSFARSSADAGTADRLTVVVKDTTGAGVSELPSSAFQLSLAGGTSAGTFGTVTETGTSDVYTVTFIGSTAGTTSTLTVTVGGVQLSSQPSVQVTPIAVNAANSTASFASTSVLAGGTDVVTIRVKDAAGNAITRLPGSDFVLHLAGGTSTGSFGPVTETATPGTYTAVFTGTTTGTPSTLALTVHLVSLAAQPAVTVNAPPTAPPPPPSTPHRSRPVPLYASASGAGGPGVVTVFSPATNGTILAFQPFSGYAGGIKVAVGDVTGDGYDDLIVMAGPGALNGLVEIYSGKDFSLLSEYFAFPGYAGEFNIAAGDLTGTGTADVIFSTATGGDFVFAYAGASTQMITLFSAFGGFTGGVTIAAGDVQGVGHDQIIVGTASQVGAAGVFNASGQLLQPYDFAPIPMNGVNVATGDLNGSGHDDIIFGARTGSTLVLEYDGVSQGLMGWFFAYPGQSFGVTVATEDPTGGGYADIVTGFTGNVSAIALYSGLSFQLMTVDGQPSGPGGVNVAGSVWI